The DNA window ATGGCCAACGCGAGCGGAACTCGGTGCACCGGAACCAAACGCATCGCCGTGGCAGCCGACATCGACCAAAATCCGCCGACCACGATGCCAATCAGGGCTCGACCGACCATATAGATCAGATAATTAGGAGCCATGGCAATGATTGCGCCGGAAACCGCCATAATGCAGGTCAGACCGAGCAGCAGGATTTTCCGGTTAAGCGTACCTGCCAGTACGGAAATAAACAGGCTGGTTACCACCGCAAATGCCCCGGAAATGGCAATCCCTTGGCCGGCCATCCCTTCGGTGACATTCAGAGTCTGCGCCATCGGCGTCAGCAGGCTGACGGGCATAAATTCGGAGGCGATCAGTGCGAAGACGCACAGTGTCATGGCAAAGACGCCGCTCCAGTGCGCGGGATGTTTTCCGCTTCCTGTGATGTTTTTTCTGTTCTCGTCTGTCTGGTTACTCATTGATGAATTTCTTTTCAGTGGTTAACACGATGTCAGCTTCCCCGCGCCCTCAGCTTTCCAAAAGGCGCTGATACGGCATAAGGGGATGGGACGGTGATAAGGGAAAAGCGCGGTGCGGAAGATGTTGCAGGTCAGTCTGCGGCCCTAATCTGTACCGCTAGCGGTCCGCGACGCTCCAGGGCTGGCAGTCCGGAATCGATTTTCCCTAGCGGGATCAGTGAACGGGCGTAAGGTCTGCCCTGGACAAAAATCGCCAGATTGCCCCACGGCGTATAGAAAGTGATATCCCCGGCTTCCGGCGTCATGCCGTCCGGTGCGTGTGCCGTGGAAAGCCTGCGTGGCAGATTGCTGATGCGCTCAATATCGGCATAGTCTTCCAGCGTCAGGCTGAGGGGAAGCAGTGACGCAAAATCCCGTCCCGTTGGCGTGTCAAAAAGGGTAGCGGTGGCGGTTTCTCCATCCACAATGATCTCAATTTTCATAAGCGTCTCCCGTGCTCCTCCTCGGTCATGGCCATCCGCCATAACGGACTGCGTGACGAAAAGCAGGCCGGCAAGGAGGGTCAGCAACAGTGACGTTCTGCGGTGGGCGTTTTGCATAAAGGTTAACGTTGACTTTTTCATTCCGTTATTGTTACCAATATGCAGCGGGTTAACTAGCTAATGAATACTTAATGCCCTTATAAGTAAAATTTATAAATAGACTGGAAATGAACATGGCCAGACGTAATCTCAACGATTTACTCTCTTTCATCACCGTGGCGCGGGAAGGCAGCTTTACACGCGCGGCCGCGCAGCTTGGTGTGACCCAGCCCGCACTGAGCCAGGCGATTTCCGGATTGGAAGAACGGATGCAAATCCGCCTGCTGACGCGAACCACGCGCAGCGTGTCAGTGACTGCTGCAGGGGAACGCCTGCTGCAGTCTGTGGGCCATCGCATTGATGAGATTGAGGCCGAGTTGGACATGCTGACGGCACTGCGGGATAAGCCTGCTGGGATCGTTCGGATTACCTGCGGGCCGAACGTGCTGAAAACCACCCTGCTGCCCAAACTGACACCGCTGTTACGCGAATATCCGGATATCCAAATTGAGTTCGACGCCAACCACGGGTTCCGGGACATCGTGGCGGACCGTTTTGACGCAGGTGTGCGGCTCGGAGACACCATCGACAAGGATATGATAGCCGTACCTATCGGTCCGAAAATGCGCATGGCAGCGGTGGCCGCCCCTGAATATTTCGCTCTTCATCCTGCCCCTCAAACACCACGCGATCTCACGCAACACATCTGTATCAATGAACGGATGGTGCGTTCCGGGAAAATATATGCCTGGGAATTTGAGCAGGCGAGCGGCAAGTTCAATGTCCGGGTTCAAGGACAATTAACTTTTAATACATCGGATCATGTTGTTGATGCTGCGCTGGCCGGGCTCGGGATTGCCTTTTTACCTGAAGAGGAATTTGGTTCGCATATTAGCGAGGGGCGTCTGATTCGAGTACTTGAACCCTGGTGCCTGCCATTTCCGGGTTACTATCTGTATTATCCCAGCCGTAAGCAACCGTCTCCGGCGTTTTCTCTCGTTGTTGATGCATTACGGATTAACCGAAAACTCTGATGCTGAAATTATCTGAATAATATCCCCACAAACACCAACAGGCCCGCCCCGCCCCCCAAGCAGGCCTTTGTCCCTCCGCAATGTCTCAGCCTCGATCCCGCTCTGCAACCCGCGCCATCAACGCCCCCAGCAACGCCAAATCGACCAGCAACGCCAGCGCGAAACAGCTCCCTCTCACGCCCGGCGCGGCGTAGGTTTGAATCAGCAAAGCGGCAACCCCCACGGCCACGATGGTCACCACCGTCGTCAGCCGGCACGCCACGGCGAACGCCGTTTTCTCCCCCACCGCCGTGCGGTAGGCTACGCCCTGCCCCAGGCCGCCGAGGGCGATGCCCGCCAGCAGAACCGGCCAGTCGTGGCCACCGAACAGTATCAGCAGCGTCAATAGCCATCCCGCCGCCGCCAGCAAAAAGCCGTAGCGGAGCATAGCCAGCGCAGGCCGGTTCCGCAGCGGCTGCCAGCGGGCCAGCGCGGCGCCGCCGAGAAACGCCAGCGCCAATGCCGTCAGCAGCATCAGCGTTGCGCCGATGCCCAGCAGGCTTTCGGTCTTCAGCAGCAAGGCGCCCGCGGCCACCGGCACGCTGAGCGCCAAGGCGCTCGCCGCCGTTCCCGTGTGTTCCATGGCGCCTAAGGCGCCGTTGTTGATATAGAGGCTCATCGTTCACTCCCGACATGATAGAAATGATGAAATAAATTCATTTCCCTGTTCACATGTCAGTAGCCTATCTCTTGTATAATCGGTCAGACAAACTCATAGTTTTCAGCCTTAGATGAGAATAACTCAGCCATGAGAAAAACCCGTTTGCCGCCGCTGGGCGCGCTGCGCGCCTTCCACGCCGTGGCCGGCTGCCGCAGCTTCAAACTGGCCGCCGAGGCGCTGGGCGTCAGCGCGACGGCGGTCAGCCATCAGATCAAGCTGCTGGAATCGGTGTTGGAGTGCCGGGTGTGCGAGCGCAGCGCGCAGGGCGTCAGCCTGACCGAGACCGGCGAGATCCTGTATGCCGGTACCCAGCGCGCCTTTGCCGCGCTGGAGCAGTCCGTTGCCCAAATCACCCGCGCCCAGCAGCCGCCGGCGCTGACCGTCACCACCACCTCCAATTTTCTCACCCACTGGCTGGTGCCGCGCCTGGCGGATTTCAAGGCGGAGTTTCCCGCCATCGATCTTCGCCTGCACACCAGCGTCGAGCGGGTGGATCTCAACCAGCGCACCGTGGACGTCGCCATTCGCTACCGTGAAACGCCGGAAAGCGATCTGCACTGCACCCTGCTGCATGAGGACCGCTTTATCGTGGTGGCCAGCCCGGCGCTGGCGCTGGAGCGCAGCGAGGATTTGCAGCGGGTAACGCTGTTTCACGTGGCGCATCGGCAGGTGCCCGCCGACTCGCCGACCTGGGAAAACTGGCGGCGGCGCTACGGGCCGGAAGGGTTGAACGTGGAAGCCGGGCTGACCTTCAGCGATGAGACGCATGCGCTGCAGGCGGCGGTGGCCGGCCAGGGAGTGGTGATCGCCAGCCGGCTGCTGGCGCGCGATTTATTGCAGCGCGGCGTGCTGGCCGCGCCGTTCGAGACGGCGTTACCCGGCGCCAACTATTATCTGGTGGCCACCGAAGAAACCGCGCAGCGCCCCGATATCATTGCGCTGCGCGAGTGGTTGCTGCGGCAAATGGCGGCGGGCTAACGGCTCTCGGGGGCGATTTCCCCCAGGCGGATCGCCACGCTGATCGCCTGCGCGGTGGTGGCGGCGCCAAGGCGCTGGCGAATGCGCCGCAGGTGGTTTTCCACCGTGCGTTCAGACAGGCCGAGCATCGCGGCGATATCCGCCTGCCGCCGGCCGATGGCGGTCCAGCTCAGCACCTCGCGCTCGCGCGCCGACAACCGCCCCTCTCCCTCGCCGGCCGCCGGTGCGAACAGCCGCCGCGCCGCCTGAAAGGCCGCCGAGCCTACGAGCGACAGCGCCAGCCGCACCGGCGGCGAGGCATCGATGCGCTCGCCCCCCAGGCTGACGGCGCCCTCCAAACCGGCCGGGCCAAATATCGGGATCTGCACGCCGTGCAGGCCCGCGCCGCGCGGCGTGCGCACAATCCGGTAGCGCTCGCCCTGCTCCGCCCAGGTTTTGGTCCAGAAAAACGGCTCGCTGACCCGCAGCATATGCCGGGTCACCGGGCAGTGCCGCACGTAGGTCAACGCATCGACGGCCTCGCCGTCGCCGAACCAGTCGCCCTCGACCCAATAGATATGCTCGATCCCCGCCTCCGCCGCGGCGGAAGCGGAAAACAGCACAAAGCGATCGAAGCCGAACGGCGCGGCGAAGGCGCGAACCCGCCCCTGAATGGCGGACAGGGTTCGCTCGTGGTCCATCGCCAGCGCCGCCTGGAAAGCGCGCTGTGCGATCTCGTCGCTCATCGCGCGGCGACGTCGGCCAACAGCGTCTCCGCCGCCAGCTTGCCGAGGTTGTTGGAGGCCAGCGGGCTGTCGCCGGTCAGCAGGCGCCGATCTTTATGCACCTTGCCGGTGATGTCGGCGTTGACGATCTTCACGCCCCGCTCGCGCAGGCGTTCGCCCACCAGCCAGGGCATCGGGCCGGGGATGTAGCCGATGTCGATGTTGGCGCCGGTATCGAGCGAGTCCGGGAACACGCACATTTCATAACCGCGATAGAGGAAATCGTCTTTGCTCTCGCCGATACCCGCCGCCAGCAGGCCCGCCGGCCCGTGGCACAGCGAGATCACGTAGCGATCGTTGTCGTGCGCCCAGTGCAGGGTCTTTTTCACCTCTTCGCTGAACGGGATATCATTGAGCACGCCGTGGCCGCCGGGGATGAAAACGCCGAGGTAGTTGCCGCCGTCCAGATCCTTCACCACCTCCGTCAGCTTTTTCGGCTGCTTGAGTTGGCTGCGGTACTTCTCGTAGGTGGCCTTGACCGCGTCGTCTTCCTGCGGGAACGCCCACATCTCCAGCTTCACCGGATCGCCGGACGGCGTGGCGATGTCGATCTCGAAACCGGCCAGATCCAGGTGATACATCGGTAACAGCATCTCGACCGGGTGGTTGCCGGTAGAGAAGAACTTGCCGTTTTGCATCAGCAGGTAGCGCTCCTGCGAGGCGATCATCAGCACCTTCCACTTGCCGCCGCGATAGGCGTTCGGGTAGCTGGCGCCCGCGAAGTCGGTTTTGGACGAGGTGTACTGGCTGAGGGAGTAAGGCGATGGGAAGAACGCGTTGTCTTCCGCCACATCCGGGGTGGGATTACGATCGTTGGACACTGAATCAGTCATGATTATCTCCATATTCACCGTTACGTTGCCCTTTCAGCTTAAATAACCGCCGGCGGGGCCGCAATGAGGGATATCCCTCAAGCAATCTTTGCAGCCGAAACTCAGGCGAGATTGCGCAGAGCGATAATAAAGGTTTCTTCGCCGGCGCCCTGGTGTTCATAGTGGCACTTTCTTACCGGCACCCGAAAATAGCGCTCCAGGATATCTTCCCGCAGCACAGCGCTTTTAACGCCAAACAACGACTGCCGTTTTGTCATCAGTAAACACTTGTCGGAGATGCGTTCGGCGTAATTGAGGAAATGCGTATTCAGCACGATCGTCATCTGCCGCTCTTTGGCGAGGCGCCAGAGCATCTCGATCATTTTTGCCTGATTGTAAAAATCCAGGTTCGACTCCGGTTCATCAAGGATCATGACGTCAGGATCTGCCATCAGCGCCTTGGCGAAATAACACATCTGCAGTTCACCGCCGCTGATCTGATCGATGCTTTTCTGCGCCAACGGGCCGATTTCCAGGGATTGCAGCACCGCCTGCGCCCTGGCGAAATCGCGCTTTCCCGGCCGGGCGAACAGTCCGGCCTGACGAACGCAGCCGAAAGTGACAAACTCGAGTACGCCATAGGAAAAATGTGGCGCCTTCGCCTGCGGCACATAGGCCAGGCGTGCCTCTCGATTATCGACGCGGCCGATCTCGCACCAGCCGGCGCTGGGCCGACACAGGCCCGCAATATTTCTCAGCAGCGTCGTTTTGCCGGCGCCGTTCGGGCCCAGCACGCTGAGGATCTCGCCGCGCTTAAGCTCGAAGCTGACGTTGTCGAAAATGGGCTCCCGCCCTTTGAAACCAAAGGATAGCCGGCTAGCGGTGATCATATCGATTACCCATAATAAAAAGCGTGGCGAAAAGCGGCGCACCGATCAGCGCGGTCAGGATGCCGATCGGGATTTCTGCGTAGGTGGCGCCTCTGGCGATATTGTCTATCACCAGCAAAAACAACGCCCCGCTCAGCGCCGAGGCCGGGATCAGGCGGCCGTGGTTATACCCCAGCACGCTTCTCACCAGATGCGGGATCACCAAGCCGACCCATCCCACCACGCCGGCCAAACTCACCGAGGCGGAAACCAGCAAGGAGGCGGCGATCAGCAGCAGGATCTTCAACCGGGGCGGATTCAGGCCGGCAATGCGCGCCTCGTCATCCCCCAGCGAGAGAATGTTCATTTTCCATCTGAGCCGATAGATTGTCAGGTAACACGCCGCAAACAGCGGGATTAGCCAATAGACCTGCGCTTTCGCTACCGAAGCGAAGCTGCCCATCAGCCAGAAGACGATCGCCGGCAAGGTATCCTGCGGATCGGCGACATATTTTATGACCGAGACAAACGCGATAAACAACGACGCGATAATCATGCCGGACAGGATCGTCGTCAGCGCATCCTGCCGGCGTTTCAGGCGGCAGATGCCGAGCACCAGCAGCAGGCTCACCACGCCGAAAAGAAACGACAGCATGGCACTCAGGGCAAAAGGCAAACTCAATAAAATGCCCAGCGCAGCGCCAAAGGCGGAGGCGGAAGACGTGCCCAGCACATCCGGGCTGGCCAACGCGTTTTTCAGCACCGCCTGAAAGGTCGCGCCGGCGACCGCCAACCCACCGCCCACCAGCATCACCGCCACCACCCGCGGCGCACGCAGGTTAAAAATCACCGAATAGCGGGCCTGGTTTTCCCCCGGCATGTTCCCCTGCCATAAAATCTGCACCACATCATGGGCCGACAAGGCGTAGCGGCCGGCAAACAGTGATGCGACGGCGACTACACACAAGGCCAAAAACAGCCCCACCAGGATCGCCACATATTTTCCTCTGCCCGGCATCCCCAAGCTCCCCCCATTAAATGAATGCTATTCAACCGTGGCACTAGCGCTGTGCCAGCACCTCATCCAGCAACCGGTCCGGGATGGCATAGGAGAACATCGTCTGATAATAGCGGCGCGTCTCCTCCCGCAGCGTCTTGTCGCTAATGTCTTCAGGGGCATAGCGGTTGATCATAAACAGCGGTAGCAGTGACGTTTCCGCCGACAGGCCCCCCCAGTTGTGAATGCCCACCGGCGTCGAGAAAACCTTGCCGTTTTTTACCGCCCTGAGCGTTTCCCAGGCCTGACCGGGGATCCCCCCGTGCAGCAGCGCTTTGGCGCTGCCGAAAACCACGAAAATCACATCCGGGTCCCAGGCCATGATCTGCTCCATCGAAACGTTGATGTACCTGCCGGCATCCCCTTTCACCGGCAAATCCCCGGCGACGTTGTCCATGCCGGCCATTTTCAGGTAGGTGTCGCCGTAGGTATGCGGGCCACTCACCTTCAGCTGCCTGCCGTCACTTTCTTCGAGATACAACGCCCTGACGTGCTGCGCATGGATGGCTGCGGCATAGGGGCGGATCTGCTTCAGGGTCTTTTCCCAGGCGTCTTTGAATTTATGCGTGCGCGGCAGGCCGAGCGTGTCGGCGAACGTGTTCTCCCAATATACCTGGGTGGCCATCGGCTGGTATTTTGTCTCCCCGCCGGCATCCAGATCGACGGTCATCACGCCCGCCCTTTCCAGCCGATCGTCCTGGCTTTTGCCGTAGTAATAAATAATGTCGGGCCGTAGATTCATTAACGACTCCATGTTGACCCGGTAGTCCTTATTGATGAAGGCGGAGGTTATCCTGCCGATGTCAGGCTTCATGTCCTTCAACACATGCCTATCGGCATGCATGAACGCCCAGGGCCCCACGCCGACGACGTGCCGGTAGGCCGCCTCGTTCGCCAGGATCACGCCGAAGGGGCAGTTGCCGGTGATGACGATCCGCGGGTAGCTGCCGGGCAGCGTTTGCGCCGCCACGCTTTGTGGCGGTTCGGCCGCCGCCGGCTGGCCGGCGGTGGCGCAAGGCGCCGTCGGCAAGGCGAATATTGCCAGCAGAGCAGTGGCGATAAATTTCACTGTGACGCACATGGTGCCTCCTGTGCGCACGCTCGGCGGCGTGCGTCGATGGGCTGCTTTAGGCCGACGCGGCGATGCCGGCGGCCATGATGGTGATCCCGGCCACAAACACGATTGCCGTGGTGGCGACCGCGCCGCCGCCGACCAACGCGGCGGTTTTTCCTGTGGAAAGGTCTTTGCGTTGCAGGAAAGAGAGCTGCGACAGGGGAATGATTTTTCCGCTGTCGGCAACCAAGTCTTTCGGTTCAACCTTCGCCACCGTCAGCTCGCCGCCGCTGCCGTCCTTCAGACCATATTTCAATTGGTCGCCGACATAGACCGGCGGCTGCAGCAGGTAATATTGGCTATTGAGCCCCGTCTCTTTTTGTTGCAACGCCACGTCGTGGTAGGTCGTGCAGCCGGCAAGGGAAAACGCCGCCATCCCGATAATCAACGGCACTAATGGGATAAATCGCATGGGAAACCTCGTGCTTCTATTTGCTGGTTTTTAACGTAACGGCGGACTTGAAGCGCATATAGCTCACCACCAGAGAAAGGAACGAGAATGCCGCCCCCGCCATTAAACTGATATTCGTCGCTTGCGCGCCCCGCATATTGAAGAAAATCGCCACTAACGCCGAACCGACGATTTGCCCAATCAGCCGGGAGCTGCCCAGCAGGCCGCTGGCGATGCTGCTGTTTTCATGGGAGACCGACGTCATGATCAGCAGGTTGTTCGGTGATTGAAACAGGCCAAAACCGATGCCGCACAGCGCCACGCGCCATACGATCGCCCCATTCGACGGATCGCTGGGCAGATTGGCCATCAGCAGCATGCCTGCCAGCAGACAGGCAAGGCCCGAGAGGGCAACAAGATTGGGATCGTACTTCTTGGCCAAATCGCCGGAAATTAGCGAAGACGCCATGGTGGCCAGCGGCCAGGCGGTCAGCAACAGACCGATATCCACCACGTTTCTTTGCAGGACATTGTGGAAATAGAAAGGCAGCGATACAAAAGCCAAAAGCTGGGTGCTGTAGGACAGCATCGACATCAGCAAAGACAATGACAGCGTCGGGTTATGCAGCATCGCGATCGGGATCAGCGCGGCGTTGGCCTTTCTTTTCTGATTGATATACAGCAACCCGGCCAGCCCGGCGAATACCGCAAAGCTGAGCGCCGCCGCCGGCAGATGGTGGGTGGTCATGCTCATGGTGCTGAGCGAGAAAGCGATGAACAGCACAAACACCAACAGGGCGCCCCCGCGGTCGAATCCAACGCTGCGCCGCTCGCGGGGGGCCAGGAAGATCAGGCTCAGCAGCAGCGACAGGCAGGCGATGGGAACATTGATGGTAAACAGCCAGTTCCAGCTCGTTTGCGAAAGTATCGCCGAGGCGATGGACGGCCCGGCGGCGGCGGAAACCGACACCACCATCACGTTTATGCCCAGGCCGCGCCCCAGCAGCCTTTCCGGGTATATCTCCTTGATCAGCGCCGCATTGACGCTGAGCACCGCCGCCGCGCCGAAGCCCTGTATTACCCTGAATGCCGTCAGCATCGACAGCGTCGTGGACAGCGCGCAGCCCAAGGATGAAAAAGCGAACAGCACCACCCCGGCTATAAAGATCTTTTTATTGCCCACCGCGCGGCCCAGCGCCGCGAAGGGCATCAAAGAGGCAACGACGGCAAACTGGTAGGCATTAATAATCATGATGGAGGCCGATTCGGAAACGCCGAAATCTTTGGCGATCACCGGCAGCGCCACGTTGGCGATGGTACTGTCGAGCATGGCGATGACCGTGCTTAACGAGACGGCGAGAACGGCGAATATATTTAATGTCTCTTTTTCCTGGTGTTTAAAAGTCATGTTAACGCTCCAAAAACGTGAGTGGCTTCATGCCGGCGGCAAAGACCCCGTTTTTTATCCGTTTTAGTAATTACGTTATAACATATCAATTAAAGAGGAGAATAAATCTCATTTGAAATATTGGATTAAATAGTGTGTCAAAATAAGAATTAACAAATACAAAACAAATAAATATCAATACGAACATTCAATAAACAAAATAAATGCAGTATAAAAAACCAGTTGATTTAAGGAATGACATTAAAAGTAACAGCCGCTAACAGACAACCTCGCCGGCGCGTAAATTTGTTATGTTATAACAATAACACCCTTCCCTTTTATGCTGGTTACCCTTATGGCTAAGACGGACTTTTTGAACACCCGGTTATCTCGCCGCAGAATGATGTTGGCAGGGCTGGCAACCTTGGCGCTGAACGGCGCCATTTCCCCGCTGGCTCACGCCCACGGTTTGCCGCGCCCCACACCTCACGGGGCGCGAAAAAGATTCCTGGTCATGTTGGATCCCGGTCATGGCGGCATCGACTCCGGTGCCATTGGCCACACCGGTTCACTGGAAAAACATGTCGTTCTGGAGATCGCCAGAAATGTGCGTGCACAGCTCGATCGACACGGCATCGATGCCCGCCTGACGCGCGACAGCGACGTTTTTATTCCACTTTACGATCGGGTGGAGATCGCGCACCGGCATGGCGCGGATCTTTTCATGTCCATCCACGCCGACGGTTTTACCTGCCCCAGCGCCTGCGGCGCTTCGGTTTTTGCGCTTTCCAATAAAGGTGCCAGCAGCGCGATGGCAAAATACTTATCGAACAGTGAAAACGCGGCGGACGATCTCGCCGGCCCTAACGTCATCAAGAAAGACCGCTATTTGCAGAAGATACTGTTTGATTTAGAGCAGACGGAAACGATCAAAGAAAGCCTGGCGCTGGGCTCACACCTGATTCAACATATTGCGCCCATCCATCATTTGCATGCCAAAAATACCGAACAGGCGGCCTTCGTGGTCTTAAAGTCCCCGTATATTCCTTCCGTTTTGGTGGAAACCTCTTTCATCACCAACCCTGAGGAAGAAAAGCTGCTCGGCACTCCCGCCTTCCGAAATAAAATTGCCACGGCGATCGCTCAGGGGATCGTCAGCTACTTTAAACGCGAAACGCACGCTTAAGCTTCGCCGGGGCGGCAAGCTCACGGGCTTGCCGCGCACAGGGACGGTGCCATCATGATAAAACGCAATCCTCGTTATTTTTCGGCGGGCATGCTTTTCCCCCTGCTGGCCTTGTTACCGCGCGGCGCCTTCGCCGTGTCGTTGACGGGATCGCAGCAAAACAGCCTGAATTTCTACGGCACGATTATCGCCAGACGCTACAGCGGCCACAACGAACGCGACGACGGCGACCGCAGCTACCTCTATTTCGGCCTGATAGGCAAAAAAAAGATCGCGCCGCGCTGGCGGGCCTACGCCCACTGGGAATATACCGTCAGCTTCGCCGACGCGACGCGCAACAGCACCCGGCTCGCCTATATCGGCGTGCAAAACGCCGCCCTGGGCAGCCTCGATATCGGCCGCAACTGGGGCGTGCTTTATGATGTGACCGCCCTGACCGATCGCTCTCCGCTGTTTAGAGAGATGGCCTACAACTACATCGACAACTTTATGCGCGGCCGGGCGCATAACCTGCTCACTTACCGCCAACCTTTCAGCCTGTTTCAGCGGCGCGCCGCCATCGCGCTGCAATACCAGTTCAAAGACGGCGACGAACGGCAAGCACCGGGCAAACAAAACGGCAACGGATTCGGCGCCTCGTTCCGTTATGCGCTGACGCCGACGCTCAGCCTCATCGCCGCCGCCTCGGCGTCTCAAACCACGCAGCGGCAGCAACACGCCGCCGGTTATCGCCGGCGCATCGACACGCTGGCCGAAGGGGTTCTCTATGCGTCGAAAAAAATCTATCTTGCAGCCGTGTTCACCCAAAGCGACAACGCCATCAGCCCGCAACAAACCGCTAACCGCGGTTCGGCGTCAAGTTACGAAGCGCTCGCCAAATATCGGCTGACGGACCATATCCAACCCAACATCGGCTACACCCGTTTGATACAGGCCCGAGCAGGCCGGAACACGGACTTATTGAAC is part of the Serratia marcescens genome and encodes:
- a CDS encoding cyclophilin-like fold protein, encoding MKIEIIVDGETATATLFDTPTGRDFASLLPLSLTLEDYADIERISNLPRRLSTAHAPDGMTPEAGDITFYTPWGNLAIFVQGRPYARSLIPLGKIDSGLPALERRGPLAVQIRAAD
- a CDS encoding LysR family transcriptional regulator, producing MARRNLNDLLSFITVAREGSFTRAAAQLGVTQPALSQAISGLEERMQIRLLTRTTRSVSVTAAGERLLQSVGHRIDEIEAELDMLTALRDKPAGIVRITCGPNVLKTTLLPKLTPLLREYPDIQIEFDANHGFRDIVADRFDAGVRLGDTIDKDMIAVPIGPKMRMAAVAAPEYFALHPAPQTPRDLTQHICINERMVRSGKIYAWEFEQASGKFNVRVQGQLTFNTSDHVVDAALAGLGIAFLPEEEFGSHISEGRLIRVLEPWCLPFPGYYLYYPSRKQPSPAFSLVVDALRINRKL
- a CDS encoding LysR substrate-binding domain-containing protein; the protein is MRKTRLPPLGALRAFHAVAGCRSFKLAAEALGVSATAVSHQIKLLESVLECRVCERSAQGVSLTETGEILYAGTQRAFAALEQSVAQITRAQQPPALTVTTTSNFLTHWLVPRLADFKAEFPAIDLRLHTSVERVDLNQRTVDVAIRYRETPESDLHCTLLHEDRFIVVASPALALERSEDLQRVTLFHVAHRQVPADSPTWENWRRRYGPEGLNVEAGLTFSDETHALQAAVAGQGVVIASRLLARDLLQRGVLAAPFETALPGANYYLVATEETAQRPDIIALREWLLRQMAAG
- a CDS encoding PA1136 family autoinducer-binding transcriptional regulator, with amino-acid sequence MSDEIAQRAFQAALAMDHERTLSAIQGRVRAFAAPFGFDRFVLFSASAAAEAGIEHIYWVEGDWFGDGEAVDALTYVRHCPVTRHMLRVSEPFFWTKTWAEQGERYRIVRTPRGAGLHGVQIPIFGPAGLEGAVSLGGERIDASPPVRLALSLVGSAAFQAARRLFAPAAGEGEGRLSAREREVLSWTAIGRRQADIAAMLGLSERTVENHLRRIRQRLGAATTAQAISVAIRLGEIAPESR
- the hchA gene encoding glyoxalase III HchA; protein product: MTDSVSNDRNPTPDVAEDNAFFPSPYSLSQYTSSKTDFAGASYPNAYRGGKWKVLMIASQERYLLMQNGKFFSTGNHPVEMLLPMYHLDLAGFEIDIATPSGDPVKLEMWAFPQEDDAVKATYEKYRSQLKQPKKLTEVVKDLDGGNYLGVFIPGGHGVLNDIPFSEEVKKTLHWAHDNDRYVISLCHGPAGLLAAGIGESKDDFLYRGYEMCVFPDSLDTGANIDIGYIPGPMPWLVGERLRERGVKIVNADITGKVHKDRRLLTGDSPLASNNLGKLAAETLLADVAAR
- a CDS encoding ABC transporter ATP-binding protein → MITASRLSFGFKGREPIFDNVSFELKRGEILSVLGPNGAGKTTLLRNIAGLCRPSAGWCEIGRVDNREARLAYVPQAKAPHFSYGVLEFVTFGCVRQAGLFARPGKRDFARAQAVLQSLEIGPLAQKSIDQISGGELQMCYFAKALMADPDVMILDEPESNLDFYNQAKMIEMLWRLAKERQMTIVLNTHFLNYAERISDKCLLMTKRQSLFGVKSAVLREDILERYFRVPVRKCHYEHQGAGEETFIIALRNLA
- a CDS encoding FecCD family ABC transporter permease, yielding MPGRGKYVAILVGLFLALCVVAVASLFAGRYALSAHDVVQILWQGNMPGENQARYSVIFNLRAPRVVAVMLVGGGLAVAGATFQAVLKNALASPDVLGTSSASAFGAALGILLSLPFALSAMLSFLFGVVSLLLVLGICRLKRRQDALTTILSGMIIASLFIAFVSVIKYVADPQDTLPAIVFWLMGSFASVAKAQVYWLIPLFAACYLTIYRLRWKMNILSLGDDEARIAGLNPPRLKILLLIAASLLVSASVSLAGVVGWVGLVIPHLVRSVLGYNHGRLIPASALSGALFLLVIDNIARGATYAEIPIGILTALIGAPLFATLFIMGNRYDHR
- a CDS encoding ABC transporter substrate-binding protein; this encodes MCVTVKFIATALLAIFALPTAPCATAGQPAAAEPPQSVAAQTLPGSYPRIVITGNCPFGVILANEAAYRHVVGVGPWAFMHADRHVLKDMKPDIGRITSAFINKDYRVNMESLMNLRPDIIYYYGKSQDDRLERAGVMTVDLDAGGETKYQPMATQVYWENTFADTLGLPRTHKFKDAWEKTLKQIRPYAAAIHAQHVRALYLEESDGRQLKVSGPHTYGDTYLKMAGMDNVAGDLPVKGDAGRYINVSMEQIMAWDPDVIFVVFGSAKALLHGGIPGQAWETLRAVKNGKVFSTPVGIHNWGGLSAETSLLPLFMINRYAPEDISDKTLREETRRYYQTMFSYAIPDRLLDEVLAQR
- a CDS encoding MFS transporter, which encodes MTFKHQEKETLNIFAVLAVSLSTVIAMLDSTIANVALPVIAKDFGVSESASIMIINAYQFAVVASLMPFAALGRAVGNKKIFIAGVVLFAFSSLGCALSTTLSMLTAFRVIQGFGAAAVLSVNAALIKEIYPERLLGRGLGINVMVVSVSAAAGPSIASAILSQTSWNWLFTINVPIACLSLLLSLIFLAPRERRSVGFDRGGALLVFVLFIAFSLSTMSMTTHHLPAAALSFAVFAGLAGLLYINQKRKANAALIPIAMLHNPTLSLSLLMSMLSYSTQLLAFVSLPFYFHNVLQRNVVDIGLLLTAWPLATMASSLISGDLAKKYDPNLVALSGLACLLAGMLLMANLPSDPSNGAIVWRVALCGIGFGLFQSPNNLLIMTSVSHENSSIASGLLGSSRLIGQIVGSALVAIFFNMRGAQATNISLMAGAAFSFLSLVVSYMRFKSAVTLKTSK
- the amiA gene encoding N-acetylmuramoyl-L-alanine amidase AmiA, with translation MAKTDFLNTRLSRRRMMLAGLATLALNGAISPLAHAHGLPRPTPHGARKRFLVMLDPGHGGIDSGAIGHTGSLEKHVVLEIARNVRAQLDRHGIDARLTRDSDVFIPLYDRVEIAHRHGADLFMSIHADGFTCPSACGASVFALSNKGASSAMAKYLSNSENAADDLAGPNVIKKDRYLQKILFDLEQTETIKESLALGSHLIQHIAPIHHLHAKNTEQAAFVVLKSPYIPSVLVETSFITNPEEEKLLGTPAFRNKIATAIAQGIVSYFKRETHA